The genomic DNA CCCGAATATAGGGTTAAATCCCGCATTAGGTGCAGGATCCGAATCACTAGAAGTGAAAAATAACAAAAGTCCAATATATATTTCAAATATTTTAGAGCATGATTATTATGTGAACAAAAATGAGCTTAGTGGCATTGTAGTTGGATTAGCGATGAATTCGGTTCATTATTACGAGGAAGAGCATGGTTATCCACGTGAGGCTAAAATCGAGCAAGAAAAAATGTTAGCTGAAGGGAAAAAAATGGCGCAAGAAATCTTGAAAGTTATGCATCAAAAGGACGCTGAGACAAAAACTGTTCCGATTACATTTGCAATTTATCGTCAATCTCCAAAATCTTCGCTCGTACCAGGTAATTTTGTTTCTTATGCAAATGTAGAAAAAGGTAGTGAAACGGTTGAGGATTGGAAACAAATTAATGAGAAATATTATTTGTTCCCATCTGAACAAGCGAAAACAGATAATAAACGTGAAGATCTGGCGAGAGTATCAAACTTTAAAGCAAAACTAAGCGATTATTTCCAAGGCGACTATACAGCTGTTATCGGTACTGGTATGTATAGAGACGATGAATTAAGAGAAATAAAGCTTGATATTCCTGTCCAATTTAATGGGAAAGCAGAAATAATTGGCTTTACACAATATGTAGCCGGGCTTGTTATGGAATACTTCCCGAATTATATGAGGGTGCAAGTAACGATTAAATCTGTAGAACGCCCAGAAGCGATTATTATACGTGAAGCGAAGCAAGATGAACCGTTTGTGAAAATTTTAGATTAAATAGGAGGGCCGTTCCTTTATGGAACGGCTTTTTTTCTCGATAAATTTTGTTATAATTTAAAATGTTATAAAAAATGGGGGTAAGGGGTAAAGCGCATGGACGAACTAAGTTTTCAAGTCATTATTTTATTAATTGCATTCGGATTTTTAGCAGCGTTTATTGATTCAGTTGTTGGCGGTGGAGGATTAATTTCACTTCCGGCACTTATGTTTGTTGGTTTACCACCAGCTTCGGCCATTGCAACGAATAAATTAGCTGCAACGATGGGGACGTTTACGAGTGCAATTTATTTTATTCGATCGGGAAAGGTCGATTTTAAAATTGTAGGAAAGTTAATCCCGTT from Bacillus basilensis includes the following:
- a CDS encoding CamS family sex pheromone protein; amino-acid sequence: MKKIALAVLSLGLLVSGCSAGADKDEKVVEKSGKAKEQSVVPKYAISDEYYKTTVPFDGGEARGLVVQGLNSRLDIDEFETGLMRIAKESFSTKDNVLKGGKFLNTQYIQMLVKRKRTDAEQKELEDKLKKDAVNFPNIGLNPALGAGSESLEVKNNKSPIYISNILEHDYYVNKNELSGIVVGLAMNSVHYYEEEHGYPREAKIEQEKMLAEGKKMAQEILKVMHQKDAETKTVPITFAIYRQSPKSSLVPGNFVSYANVEKGSETVEDWKQINEKYYLFPSEQAKTDNKREDLARVSNFKAKLSDYFQGDYTAVIGTGMYRDDELREIKLDIPVQFNGKAEIIGFTQYVAGLVMEYFPNYMRVQVTIKSVERPEAIIIREAKQDEPFVKILD